In a genomic window of Halostella litorea:
- a CDS encoding DEAD/DEAH box helicase, protein MHVGDLPLDPDFVEHYREQGIEELYPPQAAAVEAGVADGESVVAAVPTASGKTFVAQLAMLTADGTALFIVPLRALAAEKYEAFADLPGVSVGIATGDFDAPDEELGEHDVVVATSEKVDSAIRNGANWVENVGCAVVDEIHLLDSPDRGPTLEVTIAKLQRLAPDLQVVGLSATVANADAVADWLDAELVTSTWRPVDLRAGVYDEGAITFEDGDARTVPTADDAPTVALVRDAVEQGGQCLVFVNSRQGTQELARDLVAAAVVPESTGDAVAAELRESATTGTGTDLADCAAAGVAFHHAGLRSDHRTTVEAAFRDRDLSVIVATPTLAAGVNVPARRVVVRDTVRYTDDGVRPLPVLEVHQMFGRAGRPGLDPYGEAVLVADGDDADDLRERYVGADPEAVTSKLAREDALRTHVLATVASGFARSREDLLDVLGSTFYAHQKPDADLAGAVDDALAYLDDNGMVDDGDALAATDLGALVSRVYVDPLTGADVLAAIERATAMDRVTSLTVLELVCDTPDMRGSYVRNSEAGRLTRYAMDNADELAKPVHDFDGDFQAWLPSLKTARLLDDWIHGEDEGALAERYGVGPGDVRRIAERAEWLLNATASLAERVDEDGDVTETIRATRAKLGGRNP, encoded by the coding sequence ATGCACGTCGGCGACCTCCCGCTCGACCCCGACTTCGTCGAGCACTACCGCGAGCAGGGGATCGAGGAGCTGTACCCGCCCCAGGCCGCGGCCGTCGAGGCCGGCGTCGCGGACGGCGAGTCGGTGGTCGCCGCCGTCCCGACCGCCAGCGGGAAGACGTTCGTGGCCCAGTTGGCGATGCTGACGGCCGACGGGACCGCCCTCTTCATCGTCCCGCTCCGGGCGCTGGCCGCGGAGAAGTACGAGGCGTTCGCGGACCTGCCCGGCGTCAGCGTCGGCATCGCCACGGGCGACTTCGACGCGCCCGACGAGGAACTCGGGGAGCACGACGTCGTCGTCGCCACCAGCGAGAAGGTCGACTCGGCGATCCGCAACGGCGCGAACTGGGTCGAGAACGTCGGCTGTGCGGTCGTCGACGAGATCCACCTGCTCGACTCGCCGGACCGCGGCCCGACGCTGGAGGTGACGATCGCGAAACTCCAGCGCCTCGCGCCCGACCTGCAGGTCGTCGGCCTGTCGGCCACCGTCGCCAACGCCGACGCGGTCGCCGACTGGCTCGACGCCGAACTGGTCACGTCGACGTGGCGGCCGGTCGACCTCCGGGCGGGCGTGTACGACGAGGGCGCGATCACCTTCGAGGACGGCGACGCACGCACGGTCCCCACCGCGGACGACGCCCCGACGGTCGCGCTCGTCCGCGACGCGGTCGAACAGGGCGGCCAGTGTCTCGTGTTCGTCAACTCCCGACAGGGGACCCAGGAACTCGCCCGCGACCTCGTCGCCGCGGCGGTCGTGCCGGAGTCGACGGGCGACGCCGTCGCCGCGGAACTCCGCGAGTCCGCCACCACCGGGACGGGAACCGACCTGGCCGACTGCGCCGCGGCCGGCGTCGCCTTCCACCACGCCGGCCTGCGCTCGGACCACCGGACGACCGTCGAGGCGGCGTTCCGCGACCGCGACCTGTCGGTCATCGTGGCGACGCCGACGCTGGCCGCGGGGGTGAACGTCCCCGCGCGCCGCGTCGTGGTCCGCGACACCGTCCGCTACACCGACGACGGCGTCCGGCCCCTGCCGGTGCTCGAGGTCCACCAGATGTTCGGCCGCGCCGGGCGGCCCGGGCTGGACCCGTACGGCGAGGCGGTGCTGGTCGCCGACGGCGACGACGCCGACGACCTCCGGGAGCGCTACGTCGGCGCGGACCCCGAGGCCGTCACGTCGAAACTGGCCCGCGAGGACGCGCTGCGCACGCACGTCCTCGCCACCGTCGCCAGCGGGTTCGCCCGCTCCCGCGAGGACCTGCTGGACGTGCTCGGCTCGACGTTCTACGCCCACCAGAAGCCCGACGCCGACCTCGCCGGGGCCGTCGACGACGCGCTCGCGTACCTCGACGACAACGGCATGGTCGACGACGGGGACGCGCTCGCGGCGACGGACCTGGGCGCGCTCGTCTCCCGCGTGTACGTCGACCCGCTGACCGGCGCGGACGTGCTCGCGGCCATCGAGCGCGCGACTGCGATGGACCGGGTCACGTCGCTGACCGTCCTCGAACTCGTCTGTGACACCCCGGACATGCGGGGGTCGTACGTCCGCAACAGCGAGGCCGGGCGGCTGACGCGGTACGCAATGGACAACGCCGACGAACTGGCAAAGCCCGTCCACGACTTCGACGGCGACTTCCAGGCGTGGCTCCCGTCGCTGAAGACCGCCCGCCTGCTCGACGACTGGATCCACGGCGAAGACGAGGGGGCGCTGGCCGAGCGCTACGGCGTCGGGCCGGGCGACGTCCGCCGGATCGCCGAGCGCGCTGAGTGGCTGCTCAACGCGACGGCGTCGCTGGCCGAGCGCGTCGACGAGGACGGTGACGTCACCGAGACGATCCGGGCCACCCGGGCGAAGCTAGGGGGGCGAAACCCCTAG
- a CDS encoding phosphoribosyltransferase family protein, whose amino-acid sequence MNRAEKAGLQLQAVSVLRMLKESRTYDELAEVTDLPAGDLNRYVNGHVLPSAERAREVVDGVGREALSRELEERVRVDDEGYVDNSGVVFDQSFLDLIAPVAAGAFDFERPDVVLTAATDGITLAAAMASYFGARSAYAKKSKETAVEEFIESRQRLQSGIELTYYLPTSAIEPGETVLVVDDLIRSGETQELLLDIAARADAEVGGVFALISVGDEGIARARELTDAPVGALTTY is encoded by the coding sequence ATGAACCGCGCAGAGAAGGCCGGCCTGCAGTTGCAGGCGGTCTCGGTGTTGCGGATGCTGAAGGAGTCGCGGACGTACGACGAACTCGCGGAGGTGACCGACCTCCCGGCCGGCGACCTCAACCGGTACGTGAACGGGCACGTGCTCCCGAGCGCCGAGCGCGCCCGCGAGGTGGTCGACGGTGTGGGCCGCGAGGCGCTGTCCCGGGAACTGGAGGAGCGCGTCCGGGTCGACGACGAGGGGTACGTCGACAACTCCGGCGTCGTGTTCGACCAGTCGTTTCTCGACCTGATCGCGCCCGTCGCCGCCGGCGCGTTCGACTTCGAGCGGCCGGACGTGGTGCTGACCGCGGCAACCGACGGCATCACGCTGGCCGCGGCGATGGCGAGTTACTTCGGCGCGCGCTCGGCGTACGCCAAGAAGTCCAAGGAGACGGCCGTCGAGGAGTTCATCGAGTCCCGCCAGCGCCTCCAGTCGGGGATCGAACTCACCTACTACCTCCCGACGTCGGCCATCGAGCCCGGCGAGACGGTGCTGGTCGTCGACGACCTCATCCGCTCGGGCGAGACGCAGGAACTGCTGCTCGACATCGCCGCCCGCGCTGACGCCGAGGTCGGCGGCGTGTTCGCGCTCATCTCGGTCGGGGACGAGGGCATCGCCCGCGCCCGCGAACTGACCGACGCGCCGGTCGGCGCGCTGACCACGTACTAG
- the thrS gene encoding threonine--tRNA ligase, translating into MSQEPDSQGDRIAVVLPDGSELEVDRGATVEDVAFEIGPGLGRDTVGGRIDGELVGKEVPIHEDGAAIEIVTADSDEYVRVLRHTASHCLAQAVQRLYDDVDLAIGPPTDDGYYYDFDGLDVDEEDLDDILAEMEEIIAADYDVEYEEVSVDEARERLEGQPYKLELLEELAEEGETVSFYSQGEWEDLCKGPHVDSTGEIGAVDLLEIAAAYWRGDEENPMQTRIYGTAFETEEGLEEFKERRREAERRDHRKIGREMDLFSIQDVTGPGLPLYHPAGKTILRELESFVESLNLDAGYEYVETPHVFKTDLWKESGHYENYRDDMFVFDVGDDEFGLKPMNCPGHATIFDDSSWSYRDLPMRYAENGKVYRKEQRGELSGLSRVWAFTIDDGHLFVRPDQIEREVEQTMDMIDEVLSTFDLDYEVALATRPEKSVGSDEIWERAESQLESVLESRNFDYDVEEGDGAFYGPKIDFAFEDAIGRRWDGPTVQLDFNMPERLDLSYTGEDNEAHKPVMIHRALYGSYERFFMVLIEHFAGNFPLWLAPEQVRVLPISDDNLGYAHRVKNEFDGFRVEVDDRDGTIERKIRAAHDDRVPYMIIVGGDEEEDGNISVRDREERQEYDVGIDEFRDHLRSERDEKRTDADFLA; encoded by the coding sequence ATGTCACAGGAACCAGACTCACAGGGAGACAGGATCGCAGTGGTACTACCGGACGGCTCCGAACTCGAAGTCGACCGGGGCGCGACCGTCGAGGACGTCGCGTTCGAGATCGGCCCGGGGCTGGGCCGCGACACCGTCGGCGGCCGGATCGACGGCGAACTCGTCGGCAAGGAGGTGCCGATCCACGAGGACGGCGCGGCGATCGAGATCGTCACCGCCGACAGCGACGAGTACGTGCGCGTCCTGCGCCACACCGCCTCGCACTGCCTCGCGCAGGCCGTCCAGCGCCTCTACGACGACGTCGACCTCGCCATCGGGCCGCCGACCGACGACGGCTACTACTACGATTTCGACGGCCTGGACGTCGACGAGGAGGACCTCGACGACATCCTCGCGGAGATGGAGGAGATCATCGCGGCCGACTACGACGTCGAGTACGAGGAGGTGTCGGTCGACGAGGCCCGCGAGCGCCTGGAGGGCCAGCCGTACAAGCTCGAACTGCTGGAGGAACTCGCCGAGGAGGGCGAGACCGTCTCGTTCTACAGCCAGGGCGAGTGGGAGGACCTCTGTAAGGGGCCCCACGTCGACTCCACCGGCGAGATCGGCGCGGTCGACCTGCTGGAGATCGCGGCCGCCTACTGGCGCGGCGACGAGGAGAACCCGATGCAGACCCGCATCTACGGCACCGCCTTCGAGACCGAGGAGGGGCTGGAGGAGTTCAAGGAGCGCCGCCGCGAGGCCGAGCGCCGCGACCACCGGAAGATCGGCCGCGAGATGGACCTGTTCTCGATCCAGGACGTCACCGGCCCGGGGCTCCCGCTGTACCACCCGGCCGGGAAGACGATCCTCCGCGAACTGGAGTCGTTCGTCGAGTCGCTCAACCTCGATGCCGGCTACGAGTACGTCGAGACGCCCCACGTGTTCAAGACCGACCTCTGGAAGGAGAGCGGCCACTACGAGAACTACCGTGACGACATGTTCGTCTTCGACGTCGGGGACGACGAGTTCGGGCTCAAGCCGATGAACTGCCCGGGCCACGCGACGATCTTCGACGACAGCTCCTGGTCCTACCGCGACCTGCCGATGCGCTACGCCGAGAACGGGAAGGTGTACCGCAAGGAACAGCGCGGCGAACTCTCGGGTCTCTCGCGGGTCTGGGCCTTCACCATCGACGACGGGCACCTGTTCGTCCGCCCCGACCAGATCGAACGGGAGGTAGAGCAGACCATGGACATGATCGACGAGGTGCTCTCGACGTTCGACCTCGATTACGAGGTCGCGCTCGCCACCCGCCCCGAGAAGAGCGTCGGCTCCGACGAGATCTGGGAACGGGCCGAGTCTCAGCTGGAGTCGGTCCTCGAATCGCGGAACTTCGACTACGACGTCGAGGAGGGCGACGGCGCGTTCTACGGCCCGAAGATCGACTTCGCGTTCGAGGACGCCATCGGCCGACGGTGGGACGGCCCCACGGTCCAGCTCGACTTCAACATGCCCGAGCGGCTCGACCTGAGCTACACCGGCGAGGACAACGAGGCCCACAAGCCGGTGATGATCCACCGCGCGCTGTACGGCAGCTACGAGCGCTTCTTCATGGTGCTCATCGAGCACTTCGCGGGCAACTTCCCGCTGTGGCTCGCGCCCGAGCAGGTGCGGGTCCTGCCGATCAGCGACGATAACCTCGGCTACGCCCACCGCGTCAAAAACGAGTTCGACGGGTTCCGCGTCGAGGTCGACGACCGCGACGGCACCATCGAGCGCAAGATCCGAGCGGCCCACGACGACCGCGTCCCCTACATGATCATCGTCGGCGGCGACGAGGAAGAGGACGGGAACATCTCCGTGCGCGACCGCGAGGAGCGCCAGGAGTACGACGTCGGGATCGACGAGTTCCGCGACCACCTGCGGTCCGAGCGCGACGAGAAGCGCACCGACGCGGACTTCCTGGCCTGA
- the pyrE gene encoding orotate phosphoribosyltransferase, whose amino-acid sequence MANADLIEALRAADAVQFGEFELSHGGTSDYYVDKYLFETDPRCLELIAAAFAERVGDAKLGGVALGGVPLVAVTAVKAGNPYVIARKQQKEYGTANLIEGRLDEGEEVVVIEDIATTGQSAVDAVEALRDAGATVNRALVVVDREEGGRENLADHGVELEALVTAEELLAARD is encoded by the coding sequence ATGGCAAACGCGGACCTCATCGAGGCGCTCCGGGCCGCCGACGCGGTGCAGTTCGGGGAGTTCGAACTGTCCCACGGCGGGACGAGCGACTACTACGTCGACAAGTACCTCTTCGAGACGGACCCGCGCTGTCTCGAACTGATCGCCGCGGCGTTCGCCGAGCGCGTCGGCGACGCGAAACTGGGCGGCGTGGCGCTGGGCGGCGTCCCGCTCGTCGCCGTGACCGCGGTGAAGGCCGGCAACCCCTACGTCATCGCCCGGAAACAGCAGAAGGAGTACGGCACGGCGAACCTCATCGAGGGGCGACTCGACGAGGGCGAGGAGGTCGTCGTGATCGAGGACATCGCCACGACCGGCCAGAGCGCTGTCGACGCCGTCGAGGCGCTCCGGGACGCCGGCGCGACGGTGAACCGGGCGCTGGTCGTCGTCGACCGCGAGGAGGGCGGCCGGGAGAACCTCGCGGACCACGGCGTCGAACTGGAGGCGCTGGTCACCGCCGAGGAACTGCTCGCCGCCCGCGACTAG
- a CDS encoding CDP-2,3-bis-(O-geranylgeranyl)-sn-glycerol synthase, with translation MEVVDAIVLAFWVMLPAYVPNNAAVLAGGGRPIDGGRTWGGRRVLGDGKTWRGTLVGTLAGATLALVLSAVAGDVGSAVGVDLPTFPAPAVVALPLGAMLGDIGASFLKRRTGRERGAAFPGLDQLDFTVGALGVTLVAAPGWTTETFTLPVLAVIFVLTPLLHVTTNVGAYYLGLKSEPW, from the coding sequence ATGGAAGTCGTCGACGCCATCGTCCTCGCGTTCTGGGTGATGCTGCCCGCGTACGTGCCGAACAACGCCGCGGTGCTGGCCGGCGGCGGCCGCCCCATCGACGGCGGGCGGACGTGGGGCGGCCGGCGCGTCCTCGGCGACGGCAAGACCTGGCGTGGCACGCTCGTCGGCACGCTCGCCGGCGCGACGCTGGCGCTCGTCCTCTCGGCCGTCGCCGGCGACGTGGGCAGCGCCGTCGGCGTCGACCTGCCGACGTTCCCTGCACCCGCCGTCGTCGCGCTCCCGCTGGGCGCGATGCTTGGCGACATCGGCGCGTCCTTCCTCAAGCGTCGCACCGGCCGCGAGCGCGGGGCCGCGTTCCCCGGCCTCGACCAGCTCGATTTTACCGTCGGCGCGCTCGGGGTGACGCTCGTCGCCGCGCCCGGCTGGACGACGGAGACGTTCACGCTCCCCGTGCTGGCCGTGATCTTCGTCCTGACGCCCCTGCTCCACGTGACGACGAACGTCGGCGCGTACTACCTCGGGCTGAAAAGCGAGCCCTGGTGA
- a CDS encoding proline dehydrogenase family protein has product MIPPIASTFVAGETPAEALDHARRLNDRDVGAILNLLGEHYDAPGPAAADRDAYRDLVEDIAGAGGDVCISVKPSQVGLDVGEETFRENLSAVVDHAAERDVFVWVDMEDHTTTDATLAAYEDLAREHDGGVGVCLQANLERTREDVARLADVPGKVRLVKGAYDEPSEVAYTDKARVNEAYRELLELAFERYDGGVAVGSHDPEMIEYATELHDEHGTDFEIQMLMGVREDAQYDLAADHEVWQYVPYGDRWLSYFYRRVAERKENLLFAARAVLTG; this is encoded by the coding sequence ATGATCCCGCCGATCGCGAGCACGTTCGTCGCGGGCGAGACGCCCGCCGAGGCGCTCGACCACGCGCGACGGCTCAACGACCGTGACGTCGGGGCCATCCTGAACCTGCTCGGCGAGCACTACGACGCGCCCGGGCCGGCGGCCGCGGACCGGGACGCGTACCGCGACCTGGTCGAGGACATCGCCGGGGCGGGCGGCGACGTCTGCATCTCGGTCAAGCCCTCGCAGGTCGGCCTGGACGTCGGCGAGGAGACCTTTCGGGAGAACCTGTCGGCGGTCGTCGACCACGCCGCCGAGCGGGACGTGTTCGTCTGGGTCGACATGGAGGACCACACGACGACGGACGCGACGCTCGCGGCCTACGAGGACCTCGCCCGGGAGCACGACGGCGGCGTCGGGGTCTGCCTGCAGGCGAACCTCGAACGCACCCGGGAGGACGTCGCGCGCCTCGCCGACGTGCCCGGGAAGGTCCGGCTCGTCAAGGGGGCGTACGACGAGCCGAGCGAAGTCGCGTACACGGACAAGGCGCGGGTGAACGAGGCGTACCGCGAGCTGCTCGAACTCGCGTTCGAGCGCTACGACGGCGGCGTCGCGGTCGGGAGCCACGACCCCGAGATGATCGAGTACGCGACCGAACTGCACGACGAGCACGGCACCGACTTCGAGATCCAGATGCTGATGGGGGTCCGCGAGGACGCCCAGTACGACCTCGCCGCCGACCACGAGGTGTGGCAGTACGTCCCCTACGGCGACAGGTGGCTCTCGTACTTCTACCGGCGGGTCGCCGAGCGCAAGGAGAACCTGCTGTTTGCCGCCCGGGCCGTCCTGACCGGGTGA
- a CDS encoding DUF502 domain-containing protein, which yields MASWKRDFASGLIVLVPVIISAYVIAWVYGLIASITPEIIVSEQLLRTYGISTDYIDPLRVLVSLTVFVILVFAVGYLMRTAIGGFFEAAVDDVANRVPGLRVVYNASKMAAETALGGTEQLQTPVKLEPVPGLRMTAFKTGRTTEDGREIIFLPTAPNITTGFVIEVDPDDIEETDERVEDALTRILSAGFGDSDRGDPGIPIDVIESARDDGSEGQKTDD from the coding sequence ATGGCCTCCTGGAAGCGGGACTTCGCGAGCGGGCTCATCGTTCTCGTCCCCGTGATCATCTCGGCGTACGTCATCGCCTGGGTGTACGGGCTGATCGCCTCCATCACGCCCGAGATAATCGTCAGCGAGCAACTGCTGCGGACGTACGGCATCAGCACCGACTACATCGACCCCCTCCGGGTGCTGGTGAGCCTCACCGTCTTCGTCATCCTCGTGTTCGCGGTGGGCTATCTCATGCGGACCGCGATCGGCGGGTTCTTCGAGGCGGCGGTCGACGACGTGGCAAACAGGGTGCCGGGGCTCCGCGTCGTGTACAACGCCTCCAAGATGGCCGCCGAGACCGCCCTCGGCGGCACCGAACAGCTCCAGACGCCCGTGAAGCTCGAACCGGTCCCCGGCCTGCGGATGACCGCGTTCAAGACCGGGCGCACGACCGAGGACGGCCGCGAGATAATCTTCCTGCCGACCGCGCCGAACATCACCACCGGCTTCGTCATCGAGGTCGACCCCGACGACATCGAGGAGACCGACGAGCGCGTCGAGGACGCGCTCACCCGCATCCTGAGCGCCGGGTTCGGCGACTCGGACCGCGGCGACCCGGGGATCCCGATCGACGTCATCGAGAGCGCACGTGACGACGGGAGCGAGGGGCAGAAGACCGACGACTGA
- a CDS encoding branched-chain amino acid transaminase — MSFAEMDVDTIWMDGEFVDWEDAQIHVLTHGLHYGSGIFEGVRCYDTEEGPALFRWEEHLDRFYDSAKPYDMEIDFSREELTEATETLIREQDLESCYIRPIAFYGYDSLGVSPGDCPTRVAIACWPWGTYLGEDALENGVEVMISSWRKHASSQIPTNAKTTGLYVNSMLAGEEARRNGYTEAIVLNKEGQVAEGPGENLFLVRNGELYTPGLAESILDGITRQSVIEVARDLGYTVHDDATISRGELNTADELFFTGTAAEVTPIRQVDNVEIGSGTRGPVTEEIQSAFFDIVERRTDDYDEWFSYV, encoded by the coding sequence ATGAGCTTCGCAGAAATGGACGTGGACACGATCTGGATGGACGGCGAGTTCGTCGACTGGGAGGACGCCCAGATTCACGTGCTCACGCACGGCCTCCACTACGGGAGCGGCATCTTCGAGGGCGTGCGCTGTTACGACACCGAGGAGGGGCCCGCGCTCTTCCGGTGGGAGGAGCACCTGGACCGGTTCTACGACTCCGCGAAGCCCTACGACATGGAGATCGACTTCTCCCGCGAGGAGCTGACGGAGGCGACCGAGACGCTGATCCGCGAGCAGGACCTGGAGTCCTGTTACATCCGCCCGATCGCCTTCTACGGGTACGACAGCCTCGGCGTCAGCCCGGGCGACTGCCCGACCCGGGTCGCTATCGCCTGCTGGCCGTGGGGGACGTACCTCGGCGAGGACGCCCTGGAGAACGGCGTCGAGGTCATGATCTCCTCGTGGCGCAAGCACGCCTCCAGCCAGATCCCCACGAACGCCAAGACGACCGGACTGTACGTCAACAGCATGCTCGCCGGCGAGGAGGCCCGGCGCAACGGCTACACCGAGGCGATCGTCCTGAACAAGGAGGGGCAGGTCGCCGAAGGCCCGGGCGAGAACCTGTTTCTCGTCCGCAACGGCGAGCTGTACACCCCCGGGCTCGCCGAGAGCATCCTCGACGGGATCACCCGCCAGAGCGTGATCGAGGTCGCCCGCGACCTGGGCTACACCGTCCACGACGACGCCACCATCTCGCGGGGCGAACTCAACACGGCCGACGAGCTGTTCTTCACGGGCACCGCCGCGGAGGTCACGCCGATCCGGCAGGTCGACAACGTCGAGATCGGGTCGGGCACCCGCGGCCCCGTCACCGAGGAGATCCAGTCCGCGTTCTTCGACATCGTCGAGCGCCGCACCGACGACTACGACGAGTGGTTCAGCTACGTGTAA
- the ribB gene encoding 3,4-dihydroxy-2-butanone-4-phosphate synthase, protein MSQRHSAVERAVEAFRAGNPVLVHDAADREGETDLIYPADVVTADDVARMRNDAGGLVCTALSDAVAEAFSLPFLASAVDHPVTGDHELGYDDRSSFSLTVNHRDTYTGITDNDRALTISEIGAAAADPDAVDFAERFRSPGHVHLLRAAPGLHADRRGHTEYAVALALAADRPPAAVVCEMLDDETGEALGPEAARRYGRRTGTPFVEGDRLAEQLPTA, encoded by the coding sequence ATGAGCCAGCGTCACAGCGCCGTCGAACGGGCCGTCGAGGCGTTCCGCGCCGGGAACCCCGTGCTGGTCCACGACGCGGCCGACCGCGAGGGGGAGACGGACCTGATCTACCCGGCGGACGTCGTGACGGCCGACGACGTGGCCCGGATGCGGAACGACGCCGGCGGGCTGGTGTGTACGGCCCTGTCCGACGCGGTCGCGGAGGCGTTCTCCCTCCCGTTCCTCGCGTCGGCGGTCGACCACCCCGTCACGGGCGACCACGAACTGGGGTACGACGACCGGTCGTCGTTCTCGCTGACGGTGAACCACCGCGACACGTACACCGGGATCACGGACAACGACCGCGCCCTGACGATCAGCGAAATCGGCGCGGCGGCCGCCGACCCGGACGCGGTCGACTTCGCGGAGCGGTTCCGGTCGCCCGGCCACGTCCATCTCCTGCGGGCCGCCCCGGGCCTGCACGCCGACCGCCGCGGCCACACCGAGTACGCCGTCGCGCTGGCGCTGGCGGCCGACCGGCCGCCCGCCGCCGTGGTCTGTGAGATGCTGGACGACGAGACCGGCGAGGCACTCGGCCCCGAGGCCGCCCGGCGGTACGGCCGCCGGACGGGGACGCCGTTCGTCGAGGGCGACCGGCTGGCCGAACAGCTCCCGACGGCCTGA
- a CDS encoding DUF120 domain-containing protein, which produces MSDTASLAVGPDELAVLKLLAMDGGLGGEFKTSCGSVAGRLDASDQTASRRLQRLEDAGYVERDTVSDGQWVTITDAGERALREEYEDYRRVFETEADVELAGTVTGGMGEGRHYISLPGYMEQFVDRLGYEPFAGTLNVSLTDDSVRRRSAMAALDPVHIDGWEDEERTYGPAVCYPATIETAAGETYEECHVIAPERTHHDEDQAELIAPVKLRDEMGLDDGDRLTLRVTDR; this is translated from the coding sequence ATGTCAGACACGGCGTCGCTCGCGGTCGGTCCCGACGAGCTGGCGGTGCTGAAGCTGCTCGCCATGGACGGCGGGCTGGGCGGCGAGTTCAAGACCTCCTGCGGGTCGGTCGCCGGCCGGCTGGACGCGTCGGACCAGACGGCCTCCCGCCGGCTCCAGCGCCTGGAGGACGCCGGCTACGTCGAGCGCGACACCGTCTCGGACGGCCAGTGGGTGACGATCACCGACGCCGGCGAGCGCGCGCTCCGCGAGGAGTACGAGGACTACCGCCGCGTGTTCGAGACCGAGGCGGACGTCGAACTCGCCGGCACCGTCACCGGCGGGATGGGCGAGGGCCGCCACTACATCTCGCTGCCCGGCTACATGGAGCAGTTCGTCGACCGGCTCGGCTACGAGCCCTTCGCCGGCACGCTGAACGTGTCGCTGACCGACGACAGCGTCCGCCGGCGGTCGGCGATGGCCGCGCTGGACCCCGTCCACATCGACGGCTGGGAGGACGAGGAGCGCACGTACGGCCCCGCGGTCTGTTACCCCGCCACGATCGAGACGGCGGCGGGCGAGACGTACGAGGAGTGCCACGTGATCGCGCCCGAACGCACCCACCACGACGAGGACCAGGCGGAGCTGATCGCGCCGGTCAAACTGCGCGACGAGATGGGGCTGGACGACGGCGACCGCCTGACGCTGCGGGTGACCGACCGATGA